A window of the Comamonas sp. Y33R10-2 genome harbors these coding sequences:
- a CDS encoding NADH-quinone oxidoreductase subunit M, whose product MGLLSLSIWVPIAFGAFLLFFSKEGQVNAVRWLALIGALIGFAVTIPLVTGFDTTTANMQFVENMLWIERFNIHYHLGVDGISMWFVPLTAFITVIVVIASWANITERVNQYMAAFLVLSGLMIGVFSALDGMLFYVFFEATLIPMYLIIGIWGGPNKIYAAFKFFLYTLMGSLLTLVALIYLYTQSGGSFEILDWHKLPLSGTAQTLIFFAFFAAFAVKVPMFPFHTWLPDVHVEAPTGGSAVLAAIMLKLGAYGFLRFSLPIAPDAAHEWSGLMITLSLIAVIYVGVVALVQKDMKKLVAYSSVAHMGFVTLGFFMFNSLGIAGGLVQMIAHGFVSGAMFLCIGVLYDRVHSREIAAYGGVVNTMPKFAAFALLFAMANCGLPATAGFVGEWMVILGAVQYNFWIGMGAATALIFGAAYTLWMYKRVYLGPVANDHVAELKDLNCREFLVMSILAAAVMIMGLYPKPFTDVMDVSVAELIKHVAVSKLN is encoded by the coding sequence ATGGGTTTGTTGAGTCTTTCTATTTGGGTTCCGATTGCATTCGGCGCCTTCCTGCTGTTCTTCAGCAAAGAAGGGCAGGTCAACGCAGTGCGCTGGCTGGCCCTGATTGGTGCGCTGATCGGCTTTGCAGTGACCATTCCTTTGGTGACCGGCTTCGACACTACCACTGCGAACATGCAGTTTGTGGAGAACATGCTCTGGATTGAGCGCTTCAACATCCACTACCACTTGGGCGTGGATGGGATCTCTATGTGGTTTGTGCCGTTGACGGCCTTCATCACGGTGATCGTGGTGATTGCCTCTTGGGCCAATATCACCGAGCGCGTGAATCAGTACATGGCCGCCTTCTTGGTCCTCTCTGGACTGATGATCGGCGTGTTCTCGGCACTGGACGGCATGCTGTTCTACGTCTTCTTTGAAGCAACTTTGATCCCGATGTATCTGATCATCGGTATCTGGGGCGGCCCGAACAAGATTTACGCAGCGTTCAAGTTCTTCCTGTACACCTTGATGGGCTCGCTGCTCACCTTGGTAGCACTGATCTATCTTTACACCCAGTCGGGTGGCAGCTTCGAGATTCTGGACTGGCACAAGCTGCCGCTGTCCGGCACTGCTCAGACGCTCATCTTCTTTGCCTTCTTCGCAGCGTTTGCGGTGAAGGTTCCCATGTTCCCATTCCATACATGGTTGCCTGACGTTCACGTGGAAGCGCCTACGGGTGGTTCTGCCGTGCTGGCGGCCATCATGCTGAAGCTGGGTGCTTACGGTTTCCTGCGCTTTTCGCTGCCCATCGCTCCTGATGCGGCGCACGAGTGGTCGGGCTTGATGATCACGCTGTCGCTGATTGCGGTGATCTACGTAGGTGTGGTGGCTTTGGTGCAAAAGGACATGAAGAAGCTGGTGGCTTATTCGTCCGTCGCGCACATGGGCTTTGTGACTTTGGGCTTTTTCATGTTCAACAGCCTCGGCATTGCCGGTGGTCTGGTACAGATGATTGCTCACGGTTTCGTGTCCGGCGCTATGTTCTTGTGCATTGGCGTGTTGTACGACCGTGTTCACTCGCGTGAAATTGCTGCCTACGGTGGCGTGGTCAACACCATGCCCAAGTTTGCTGCCTTTGCTCTGCTGTTCGCCATGGCCAACTGCGGCTTGCCTGCAACGGCTGGCTTTGTGGGTGAGTGGATGGTGATTCTGGGCGCTGTGCAATACAACTTCTGGATCGGCATGGGCGCTGCAACAGCCCTGATCTTTGGCGCAGCCTACACCCTGTGGATGTATAAGCGCGTGTACTTGGGCCCTGTGGCTAACGACCATGTGGCTGAGCTCAAAGACCTCAACTGCCGCGAATTCTTGGTGATGAGCATTCTGGCTGCAGCCGTGATGATCATGGGCCTGTACCCGAAGCCTTTCACCGATGTGATGGATGTGTCTGTGGCAGAGCTCATCAAGCATGTGGCTGTGAGCAAGCTCAACTGA
- the nuoN gene encoding NADH-quinone oxidoreductase subunit NuoN: MIDNISWLAIYPEILLLIMACVIALVDLGVTSTRRTLTYVLTMLTLAVIAVCTGMNAASGNTFYGWGNMVVFDAMGNWLKCFATIAVMVTMVYGRPYAADRDMLRGGEFFTLSMLALLGMFIMIGGNNFLVLYLGLELLTLSSYALVALRRDHTTSVEAAMKYFVLGAMASGFLLYGMSMLYGATGSLDIGQVFKAIYSGEIKHQVLVFGLVFVVAGLAFKLGVVPFHMWVPDVYQGAPTAITALIGGAPKLAAFAMTMRLLVDGLLPLAGDWQQMLMVLAVCSLLVGNLAALQQTSLKRMLAYSTISQMGFVMLGLMSGVVDGKVDTATVENAYSSAMFYVVTYVLTALASFGVILLLAREGFESEEIADLAGLNQRSPLYAGVMAVCLFSMAGIPPLVGFYAKLSVLQALIATGSSLYIGLAVFAVVMSLIGAFYYLRVVKVMYFDAPITATSVSAPWDVRVVLTLNGALVLLLGILPGGLMALCADAVVRALAS; this comes from the coding sequence ATGATTGACAACATCAGCTGGCTAGCTATCTACCCGGAGATTCTTCTCCTGATCATGGCCTGCGTCATAGCCTTGGTGGACTTGGGTGTGACAAGCACCCGGCGCACCTTGACCTATGTTCTGACCATGCTCACCTTGGCAGTTATAGCCGTATGTACGGGCATGAACGCTGCCTCCGGCAATACGTTCTATGGCTGGGGCAATATGGTCGTGTTCGACGCCATGGGCAACTGGCTCAAGTGCTTCGCCACCATCGCCGTGATGGTGACCATGGTTTATGGTCGCCCTTATGCGGCCGATCGCGACATGCTGCGCGGTGGTGAGTTCTTCACCCTGTCCATGCTGGCTCTGCTGGGCATGTTCATCATGATCGGCGGCAATAACTTCCTGGTTCTGTATTTGGGCTTGGAGTTGTTGACACTGTCGAGCTATGCGCTGGTAGCTTTGCGCCGTGACCATACCACTTCGGTTGAAGCGGCCATGAAGTACTTTGTGCTGGGCGCTATGGCTTCGGGCTTCTTGTTGTACGGCATGTCCATGCTCTACGGCGCGACAGGATCGCTCGATATTGGCCAAGTCTTTAAGGCAATCTACTCCGGTGAAATCAAGCACCAAGTGCTGGTCTTCGGTTTGGTGTTTGTAGTTGCGGGTCTGGCCTTCAAGCTGGGCGTGGTGCCCTTTCACATGTGGGTGCCTGACGTTTACCAAGGCGCACCTACAGCCATCACCGCTTTGATCGGTGGCGCGCCAAAATTGGCTGCGTTCGCCATGACTATGCGCCTGCTGGTGGACGGCTTGCTGCCTTTGGCGGGTGACTGGCAGCAAATGCTGATGGTCTTGGCTGTGTGCTCGTTGCTGGTGGGTAATTTGGCAGCTCTGCAGCAAACCAGCCTCAAGCGCATGCTGGCTTACTCGACCATCTCGCAAATGGGCTTTGTCATGCTGGGCCTGATGTCGGGCGTGGTCGATGGCAAGGTGGATACTGCGACCGTTGAGAATGCATACAGCTCCGCCATGTTCTACGTGGTGACCTATGTGCTGACGGCACTGGCTTCTTTCGGTGTGATCTTGCTGCTGGCCCGCGAAGGCTTTGAAAGCGAAGAGATCGCTGATCTGGCTGGCCTGAATCAACGTAGCCCGCTGTACGCTGGTGTGATGGCCGTTTGCTTGTTCTCTATGGCAGGCATTCCTCCACTGGTTGGTTTCTACGCCAAGTTATCCGTGCTGCAAGCGTTGATTGCTACGGGCAGCAGCTTGTACATTGGTTTGGCTGTGTTCGCTGTAGTGATGTCGCTGATCGGCGCCTTCTACTACCTGCGCGTAGTGAAGGTCATGTACTTTGATGCTCCCATCACCGCGACCAGCGTGTCTGCACCTTGGGATGTGCGCGTTGTGCTGACTCTCAATGGTGCGCTGGTTCTGTTGCTGGGCATTTTGCCCGGCGGTCTGATGGCCTTGTGCGCTGACGCCGTTGTGCGAGCCTTGGCTTCCTGA
- a CDS encoding DUF2818 family protein gives MSITASIWLIILAALVAANLPFINQRFGVIGPVASGRKSLWIRLLEMLVLYLLVGGLGLLLERRAGQISPQGWEFYAVTGTLFLTLAFPGFVYRYLVHRKG, from the coding sequence GTGTCTATTACCGCCTCTATTTGGCTCATCATCTTGGCTGCCCTTGTGGCAGCCAATTTGCCTTTTATCAACCAGCGTTTTGGGGTGATCGGCCCTGTCGCATCAGGTCGCAAGTCCCTATGGATTCGCTTGCTTGAGATGCTGGTTCTTTACCTGTTGGTCGGTGGACTAGGCCTGCTGCTTGAGCGCCGTGCCGGGCAAATCTCTCCCCAAGGCTGGGAGTTCTATGCCGTGACTGGGACGTTGTTTTTAACGCTGGCTTTTCCCGGTTTTGTCTACCGCTACCTTGTTCACCGCAAGGGTTGA
- a CDS encoding DUF1178 family protein, whose amino-acid sequence MKVLDLHCSANHVFEGWFASEDDFQSQLQRQLVQCPMCGDSDVTKRLSAPRLNFGAKPPKVAQASQSAEVSAPTSAAPVTSAAVSPSSVAVPEITAEAHEHLQSMQTAWMQWSRKVAENTEDVGSKFAEEARRIHYGETEERAIRGQTSPKEAMELMEEGIGVLPLALPETAGGEGGSLQ is encoded by the coding sequence ATGAAGGTACTTGATCTTCACTGCTCTGCGAACCATGTCTTTGAAGGCTGGTTTGCCTCTGAAGACGATTTTCAGAGCCAGTTGCAGCGCCAACTGGTGCAGTGCCCGATGTGCGGTGACAGCGATGTGACTAAGCGCTTGAGTGCTCCTCGCCTCAATTTTGGTGCCAAGCCGCCTAAAGTGGCTCAGGCTTCTCAATCGGCAGAGGTGTCAGCCCCGACCTCTGCTGCACCTGTCACTTCTGCCGCCGTATCTCCTTCTTCCGTCGCTGTGCCAGAAATCACTGCTGAAGCGCACGAACATCTTCAGTCCATGCAAACGGCTTGGATGCAATGGTCGCGCAAGGTGGCCGAGAATACGGAAGACGTTGGCAGCAAGTTTGCCGAAGAGGCGCGCCGCATTCACTACGGTGAAACCGAGGAGCGTGCAATTCGCGGGCAAACAAGCCCCAAAGAAGCCATGGAGTTGATGGAAGAGGGCATTGGCGTGCTGCCTCTGGCTTTGCCTGAAACGGCGGGTGGTGAAGGCGGTAGCTTGCAGTAA
- a CDS encoding ABC transporter ATP-binding protein — protein MSDLILETKQLTKEFKGFTAVSKVDLAVQRGSIHALIGPNGAGKTTCFNLLTKFLEPTSGSIQFNGVEITREAPAQIARRGVIRSFQISAVFPHSTLLENVRIGLQRKLGTAYHFWTSEKTLNQLNDRAMELLTEVGLQDLADELTVNLPYGRKRALEIATTLAMEPELMLLDEPTQGMGHEDVDRVTQLIKKVSAGRTILMVEHNMKVIATIADRITVLQRGAVLAEGPYEEVSRNPQVMEAYMGTTDGQLQGAH, from the coding sequence ATGAGTGATCTCATTCTCGAAACCAAGCAACTTACCAAAGAATTTAAAGGCTTCACCGCCGTCAGCAAGGTGGATTTGGCGGTGCAGCGCGGCTCCATTCACGCGCTGATTGGGCCTAACGGTGCAGGCAAGACCACTTGCTTTAATTTGCTGACCAAATTTCTGGAGCCCACTTCCGGAAGCATTCAATTTAACGGCGTAGAAATCACCCGCGAAGCACCAGCGCAGATTGCGCGGCGCGGCGTGATTCGCTCGTTTCAAATATCGGCCGTATTCCCTCACAGCACTTTGCTGGAGAACGTACGCATCGGTCTGCAGCGCAAGCTGGGCACGGCTTACCATTTCTGGACGAGTGAGAAAACGCTCAACCAACTCAACGACAGGGCGATGGAGTTGCTCACCGAAGTGGGTCTGCAAGACTTAGCCGATGAGTTGACTGTGAACCTGCCTTATGGTCGCAAGCGCGCTCTTGAAATTGCCACCACGCTGGCGATGGAGCCCGAGCTCATGCTGCTCGATGAGCCCACGCAGGGTATGGGCCATGAAGACGTAGATCGCGTCACCCAACTCATCAAAAAAGTCTCCGCTGGTCGCACCATCTTGATGGTGGAGCACAACATGAAAGTGATTGCGACGATTGCCGATCGCATCACGGTGCTGCAGCGCGGCGCGGTGCTGGCCGAAGGCCCCTACGAAGAAGTGTCCCGAAATCCGCAGGTGATGGAAGCCTATATGGGCACCACGGATGGGCAGTTGCAAGGGGCGCATTGA
- a CDS encoding ABC transporter ATP-binding protein, which yields MNKSSTPALEISGLNAWYGESHVLHGMDLVVNPGEVVTLLGRNGAGRTSTLRAIMGLTGSRKGSIKINGVETIHMPTHKIAHLGVGYCPEERGIFSSLSCEENLMLPPQLKTGEVGMSVDEIYQMFPNLYERRNSQGTRLSGGEQQMLAVARILRTGARLLLLDEISEGLAPVIVQTLARMIKTLREKGYTVVMVEQNFRFAAPLADRFYVVEHGHVALRFAADELDEKMSVLNELLGV from the coding sequence ATGAATAAATCAAGTACTCCGGCGCTGGAAATTTCGGGACTGAATGCCTGGTATGGCGAGTCGCATGTGCTGCATGGCATGGATCTGGTGGTCAACCCCGGCGAGGTAGTGACGCTGCTGGGCCGCAATGGCGCGGGGCGCACTTCCACGCTGCGCGCCATCATGGGTTTGACGGGGTCGCGCAAGGGTTCTATCAAGATCAATGGTGTGGAGACTATCCACATGCCAACGCACAAGATTGCCCATTTGGGTGTGGGCTACTGCCCTGAAGAGCGCGGTATTTTTTCCAGCTTGTCTTGCGAAGAAAACCTGATGCTGCCGCCTCAGTTGAAGACCGGCGAGGTGGGGATGAGCGTGGACGAGATTTACCAGATGTTCCCTAATCTCTACGAGCGCCGCAACAGCCAAGGCACGCGCCTATCGGGCGGCGAGCAGCAGATGCTGGCCGTGGCGCGCATTCTGCGCACGGGAGCACGTTTGCTGCTGCTCGATGAAATTTCTGAAGGTCTGGCTCCCGTCATCGTTCAGACCCTGGCTCGCATGATTAAAACGCTGCGCGAAAAGGGCTACACCGTGGTGATGGTGGAGCAAAACTTCCGTTTTGCTGCGCCGCTGGCAGATCGTTTTTATGTGGTCGAGCATGGCCATGTAGCTCTGCGTTTTGCTGCAGATGAGCTGGATGAAAAGATGTCTGTGCTCAATGAGTTGCTGGGCGTGTGA
- a CDS encoding ABC transporter substrate-binding protein — translation MKAKLSVLSCMLAVAGLTSPLVQAQEKVKIGFVTDMSSLYADVEGKNGALAMQMAIDDFGGKALGQPIELMSADHQNKADIAASKMREWIDTQNISLVFSGTNSGTALAVSQVANEKKRVHINSGAGSSALTNEQCNPYTVHYAYDTVALAKGTGGAVVDRGGKDWFFLTADYAFGQALESDTTKVINAKGGKVLGSVKHPLNASDFSSFLLQAQSSKAHILGLANAGGDTINAIKAAKEFGISKTMKTAGLLVFLTDIHSLGLKNTEGLLHTTSWYWDMNEESRKFANKFFAKTKRMPTDVQAADYSAVMNYLKAVEAVKTTNADKVMAHLKSTPINDFYAKGVIRPDGTFAHDMYLVEAKKPSESTKPWDYLKVLSKLPADTVWTTKAETKCALWK, via the coding sequence ATGAAAGCAAAACTGAGCGTTCTCTCGTGCATGTTGGCTGTTGCAGGTTTGACCAGTCCTCTGGTGCAAGCGCAGGAAAAAGTGAAGATCGGTTTTGTGACCGATATGTCCAGCCTTTACGCTGATGTGGAAGGTAAAAATGGCGCGCTTGCCATGCAGATGGCGATTGATGACTTTGGTGGCAAGGCGCTGGGCCAGCCTATCGAGTTGATGAGTGCAGACCATCAGAATAAGGCCGACATCGCAGCATCCAAGATGCGCGAGTGGATTGATACGCAGAACATCTCACTGGTCTTCAGCGGCACCAACTCCGGCACAGCTCTGGCTGTCTCGCAAGTGGCCAATGAGAAAAAGCGCGTGCACATCAACAGCGGTGCGGGCTCTTCCGCGTTGACCAATGAGCAGTGCAACCCCTACACAGTGCACTACGCCTACGACACCGTAGCACTGGCCAAGGGAACGGGTGGCGCGGTGGTCGATCGTGGTGGCAAAGACTGGTTCTTCTTGACGGCTGACTATGCCTTCGGTCAGGCGCTGGAGTCCGATACCACCAAGGTCATTAACGCCAAGGGCGGTAAGGTGTTGGGCTCGGTCAAGCACCCGCTCAACGCGTCTGACTTCTCGTCCTTCCTGTTGCAAGCACAAAGCTCTAAGGCCCACATTTTGGGTCTGGCGAATGCGGGTGGCGATACCATCAACGCCATCAAGGCGGCCAAGGAATTTGGTATCAGCAAGACCATGAAGACCGCCGGTCTGCTGGTCTTTCTGACCGATATCCATAGCCTGGGTTTGAAGAACACCGAAGGCCTGCTGCATACCACCAGTTGGTACTGGGACATGAACGAGGAATCGCGCAAATTCGCCAACAAGTTCTTTGCCAAGACAAAGCGCATGCCCACCGATGTGCAGGCCGCTGACTACTCGGCCGTCATGAACTATCTGAAGGCCGTTGAAGCCGTCAAGACCACCAATGCTGACAAGGTGATGGCTCACCTGAAAAGCACGCCTATCAACGACTTCTACGCCAAGGGCGTGATTCGTCCGGATGGCACGTTTGCGCACGACATGTACCTGGTCGAAGCCAAGAAGCCCAGCGAGTCGACCAAGCCTTGGGACTACCTCAAGGTCTTGAGCAAGCTGCCAGCAGATACGGTCTGGACTACCAAGGCAGAGACCAAGTGCGCGCTCTGGAAGTAA
- a CDS encoding branched-chain amino acid ABC transporter permease encodes MDFFGVSLPGLMSQLLLGLVNGSFYAILSLGLAVIFGLLNVINFAHGALFMLGAMCTWMAMSYFGINYWVMLILSPVLVGILGVLIERFLLRWIYKLDHLYGLLLTLGLSLLIEGVFRSVYGVSGLGYDTPELLEGATNLGFMILPNYRAWVVLVSIVVCLATWFVIEKTRLGAYLRAGTENPRLVEAFGINVPVMITLTYAFGAALAAFAGVLAAPVYQVTPLMGQNLIIVVFAVVVIGGMGSIMGSILTGLGLGVIEGLTKVFWPEASSTVVFFIMVIVLLIRPAGLFGKEK; translated from the coding sequence ATGGACTTCTTTGGCGTTTCATTGCCCGGCCTGATGAGCCAGCTCCTTTTGGGGCTGGTCAACGGTTCGTTCTACGCAATTCTGAGTCTGGGTTTGGCCGTCATTTTCGGCCTGCTCAATGTCATCAACTTTGCGCATGGCGCGCTGTTCATGCTGGGTGCCATGTGCACCTGGATGGCCATGAGTTATTTCGGCATTAACTACTGGGTGATGCTGATTTTGTCGCCCGTGTTGGTGGGCATTTTGGGTGTGCTGATAGAGCGCTTTTTACTGCGCTGGATTTACAAGCTTGATCACCTTTATGGCCTGCTGCTCACACTGGGTCTGTCGCTGCTGATCGAAGGCGTGTTTCGCTCCGTCTACGGCGTTTCAGGCTTGGGCTATGACACGCCTGAGTTGCTCGAAGGTGCCACCAATCTGGGCTTCATGATCTTGCCTAATTACCGCGCTTGGGTGGTCTTGGTTTCTATCGTGGTCTGCCTTGCGACTTGGTTTGTCATCGAGAAAACGCGCCTTGGTGCTTACCTGCGCGCTGGTACCGAGAACCCTCGATTGGTTGAAGCTTTCGGCATCAACGTGCCTGTCATGATCACGCTGACCTATGCCTTTGGTGCCGCACTGGCCGCCTTTGCGGGCGTGCTGGCCGCGCCGGTCTATCAGGTCACGCCGCTAATGGGGCAGAACCTCATTATTGTGGTGTTTGCCGTGGTGGTGATTGGCGGCATGGGCTCCATCATGGGCTCGATTTTGACGGGGTTGGGGTTGGGAGTTATTGAAGGGCTGACTAAGGTTTTCTGGCCCGAAGCATCATCCACTGTCGTGTTCTTCATCATGGTTATTGTTTTGCTGATTCGCCCCGCTGGCCTGTTCGGTAAAGAAAAATAA
- a CDS encoding branched-chain amino acid ABC transporter permease gives MKPKTFVQRIAPVGYGLLLLGLIAAPFLGAYPVFVMKLMCFALFASAFNLLLGYTGLLSFGHAAFLGGAAYVAGYSIKAWGFTPEIGMLLGTLIGGLLGLLAGWLAIRRQGIYFSMITLALAQMLFFVALQAKFTGGEDGLQGVPRGKLFGMIDLSNDLTMYYVTLIVVTLAFLLIVRTIHSPFGQVLKAIKENEPRAISLGYDVNRFKLLAFVISAALTGLAGSLKTLVLGFATLSDVHWTTSGHVILMTLMGGLGTLSGPLLGSAVVVALENKIGDLGSFLARTTGVEWFGTLGESVTIVTGLIFVLCVLMFRKGIMGELISLLEKKK, from the coding sequence ATGAAACCAAAGACGTTTGTTCAACGCATTGCCCCTGTGGGTTACGGCCTGTTGTTACTGGGCCTGATAGCTGCGCCTTTTTTGGGTGCCTACCCTGTGTTTGTGATGAAGCTCATGTGCTTTGCACTGTTTGCTTCGGCCTTTAACCTGCTGCTGGGCTATACGGGCTTGCTGTCCTTTGGGCACGCTGCTTTTTTGGGCGGCGCAGCTTATGTTGCGGGCTACAGCATCAAAGCTTGGGGATTTACGCCAGAAATTGGCATGCTGCTGGGTACCTTGATTGGTGGCTTGCTGGGTCTGCTCGCAGGTTGGCTGGCTATTCGCCGTCAAGGCATTTATTTTTCTATGATCACGCTGGCGCTGGCGCAGATGCTGTTTTTTGTGGCCCTGCAAGCTAAGTTCACTGGAGGTGAAGATGGTCTGCAAGGCGTGCCACGCGGCAAGCTGTTTGGCATGATCGATTTGAGCAACGACCTGACCATGTACTACGTCACACTGATCGTGGTGACGCTGGCCTTTTTGCTCATTGTGCGTACCATTCATTCGCCTTTCGGTCAGGTGCTTAAAGCCATCAAAGAAAACGAGCCACGCGCTATCTCGCTGGGCTATGACGTCAACCGTTTCAAACTGCTGGCCTTTGTGATTTCTGCGGCGCTTACCGGTCTGGCTGGCTCACTCAAGACGCTGGTGCTGGGCTTTGCTACTTTGTCTGATGTGCACTGGACCACTTCGGGTCATGTTATTTTGATGACATTGATGGGTGGTCTGGGCACGCTTTCCGGCCCGCTGCTGGGTTCCGCGGTGGTTGTGGCGCTGGAAAACAAGATCGGCGACCTTGGCAGCTTCCTCGCTCGCACCACGGGTGTGGAATGGTTTGGCACTTTGGGTGAGTCCGTCACCATCGTCACTGGCTTGATCTTTGTGCTGTGCGTGCTCATGTTCCGCAAGGGCATCATGGGTGAGCTAATTTCCTTGCTGGAAAAGAAAAAGTAG
- a CDS encoding lipocalin-like domain-containing protein: MRQPPLISPHALPADASISRRLSLHAMAAAGLGMSAWALPPSAMALPIKTLQFPRDFGSHPDLQTEWWYITGQLQAGGKPWGFQLTFFRSRIASAQSLQSPLAAKQLIFAHAALCDVQGQKLHHDQRMARAGLELADASESDTHVYINDWFLKRQAVAGFDATKASHYSAKLAAKDFTLDLEFDSTQSLLLQGMNGLSRKGPQQEQASYYYSQPQLKVSGSITAGGQRLPVQASPHNRAWLDHECSAAIMHKEAQGWDWIGMNLGDGSALTAFHLRRSDSSHLWAGGSFRAPNQIAQIFAADQVQFEPLRYWTSPHSKARYPVAWRIQTPAGRFEVHALVDDQELDSRASTGAVYWEGLCELRRINADGRSSPVGRGYLEMTGYVEAMKL; the protein is encoded by the coding sequence ATGCGCCAACCGCCCCTGATTTCACCTCATGCTTTACCAGCCGACGCCAGCATTTCACGCAGGCTCTCTTTGCATGCGATGGCTGCTGCAGGTCTGGGCATGAGCGCTTGGGCGCTACCGCCTTCAGCCATGGCCCTACCCATCAAAACGCTGCAATTTCCGCGTGACTTTGGCAGCCACCCTGATCTGCAAACCGAGTGGTGGTACATAACAGGGCAGTTGCAGGCGGGTGGTAAACCTTGGGGCTTTCAGCTGACCTTTTTTCGCTCGCGCATTGCCTCTGCGCAAAGCCTTCAGTCACCGCTGGCAGCCAAGCAATTGATCTTTGCCCACGCTGCACTTTGCGATGTACAGGGGCAAAAATTGCACCACGACCAACGCATGGCGCGTGCAGGTTTGGAGCTGGCCGACGCCAGTGAAAGCGACACCCATGTTTACATCAACGACTGGTTCCTCAAACGCCAAGCGGTGGCGGGTTTTGATGCGACAAAAGCAAGCCATTACAGTGCCAAACTAGCGGCCAAAGACTTCACGCTAGATCTTGAATTTGATAGCACCCAGTCATTGCTGCTTCAAGGCATGAATGGACTTTCGCGCAAAGGTCCGCAGCAAGAACAAGCCAGTTATTACTACAGCCAACCCCAGCTCAAAGTCAGCGGCTCCATCACCGCCGGTGGGCAGCGCTTGCCAGTGCAAGCCAGCCCACACAACCGCGCTTGGTTAGACCATGAATGCAGCGCCGCCATCATGCACAAAGAGGCGCAAGGCTGGGACTGGATAGGCATGAACTTGGGCGATGGCAGCGCGCTGACGGCCTTTCATCTGCGCCGATCGGACAGTTCACACCTCTGGGCTGGCGGCTCATTTCGCGCACCCAATCAAATCGCACAAATCTTTGCCGCCGATCAAGTGCAGTTTGAGCCGCTGCGCTACTGGACAAGCCCACACAGCAAAGCCCGCTACCCCGTTGCATGGCGCATTCAAACACCCGCTGGGCGCTTTGAAGTCCATGCTTTGGTGGATGACCAAGAACTGGACAGCCGTGCCAGCACCGGTGCGGTTTACTGGGAAGGTTTGTGCGAGCTGCGCCGCATCAATGCAGATGGCCGCAGCAGCCCGGTGGGCCGAGGCTATCTTGAAATGACGGGCTATGTTGAAGCGATGAAGCTATAG
- a CDS encoding VOC family protein has product MQVQSYLFFDGRCEEALEFYQAALGAEVTALMRYKDAPPQPAPSSQQGCGPGEMDPEKIMHANMQIGETQIMASDGMNGGKPDFKGFALSISAPNDNEAHRIFTAIGEGGQVQMPLGETFFARSFGMVTDRFGVAWMVIVPQLDIG; this is encoded by the coding sequence ATGCAAGTCCAGTCCTATCTGTTTTTTGATGGCCGCTGCGAAGAGGCTCTGGAGTTTTATCAAGCTGCCCTCGGCGCGGAAGTCACGGCGCTGATGCGTTACAAGGATGCTCCGCCCCAGCCCGCGCCCTCCTCCCAGCAAGGCTGCGGCCCCGGCGAGATGGATCCGGAAAAAATCATGCATGCCAATATGCAGATTGGCGAGACGCAGATCATGGCCTCAGACGGCATGAATGGTGGCAAGCCTGATTTCAAAGGCTTTGCCCTTTCCATCTCCGCGCCAAACGACAATGAGGCCCACCGCATCTTTACCGCCATCGGTGAAGGCGGTCAGGTACAGATGCCTCTGGGTGAGACCTTTTTTGCCCGCAGCTTTGGCATGGTGACGGATCGTTTTGGTGTCGCTTGGATGGTGATTGTTCCGCAGCTTGATATTGGGTGA